The Fictibacillus arsenicus genome contains a region encoding:
- a CDS encoding phosphatase PAP2 family protein, giving the protein MLRRKKRTSYTLLPLLGLVFTGGFFAFLTLIRNKEPYRSLDKRWSRSIYDSNTFSNPLMVFFSRMGSGFFTVPLGLILFFSYQNTGNRDKSKLILFNVIGIRILNALFKQLFKRKPPEWERLIKASKYGYPSAHTMNAAGFYGLVLFLSGMWRNLWALLVSFVFLIMIGVSRVKLGIHYILDMIAGLAGGLFLNLLGIKTYKWLFRR; this is encoded by the coding sequence ATGTTACGTCGGAAAAAGAGAACAAGTTATACACTGCTTCCTTTATTGGGCCTTGTATTTACCGGTGGATTTTTTGCGTTTTTAACATTAATCAGAAATAAAGAGCCTTACCGTTCACTTGATAAAAGGTGGAGTCGTTCCATTTATGACTCGAATACCTTTTCGAATCCATTAATGGTGTTTTTTTCTCGAATGGGATCAGGATTTTTCACTGTACCTCTTGGCTTAATACTGTTCTTCAGCTATCAAAATACAGGGAATCGAGACAAAAGCAAATTAATTCTTTTTAATGTGATTGGTATAAGAATTTTGAATGCACTTTTTAAACAGCTGTTTAAAAGAAAGCCTCCGGAATGGGAAAGATTAATTAAAGCAAGCAAGTATGGCTACCCAAGTGCACATACAATGAATGCTGCAGGGTTTTACGGATTAGTGCTCTTTTTATCGGGAATGTGGAGAAACTTGTGGGCTCTTTTAGTATCATTCGTTTTTTTGATTATGATTGGAGTCAGCCGTGTGAAGCTGGGAATTCACTATATTCTCGATATGATTGCTGGACTGGCCGGCGGTTTGTTTTTAAACCTGCTAGGCATTAAAACATACAAATGGCTCTTCAGACGCTGA
- a CDS encoding general stress protein — MKKDIIGTYSREEEAVGAIKALVEKGYKPSEISIVAKDDEIVDNVADETHVNEEKVLDDDMDSATYGTIAGFLTGIGGGIAVPGLGVPGVGPLLAAGPFAAMFDDGENDMKEILLKMDVSEEEADRYMQDLEDGKIIVMVEHK, encoded by the coding sequence ATGAAAAAAGATATTATCGGTACATATTCAAGAGAAGAAGAGGCAGTTGGGGCTATTAAAGCACTTGTTGAAAAAGGCTACAAGCCGTCTGAAATTTCGATCGTCGCTAAAGATGATGAAATCGTTGACAATGTGGCAGATGAAACACATGTGAATGAAGAAAAAGTGCTGGATGATGATATGGATAGTGCTACATATGGCACCATCGCAGGTTTCTTAACTGGCATCGGCGGGGGAATCGCCGTTCCTGGGCTGGGTGTTCCAGGAGTAGGACCGCTTCTTGCCGCAGGTCCTTTTGCAGCGATGTTTGATGACGGGGAAAACGATATGAAAGAAATTCTTTTGAAAATGGATGTGTCAGAAGAGGAAGCAGATCGTTATATGCAGGATTTAGAAGACGGAAAAATTATCGTGATGGTCGAACATAAATAA